One genomic window of Glycine max cultivar Williams 82 chromosome 16, Glycine_max_v4.0, whole genome shotgun sequence includes the following:
- the LOC102661788 gene encoding prostatic spermine-binding protein — protein MAEHNDPPQEPTLPSSKRKSDLDLQDLPSKIPKLDLKENDDKDLQNDHEGENDEREEDRKGKGIMRDDKGKGKMILEEEEDDDDDDDSDDGGDSDDDGSDFSDDPLMEVDLNNILPSRTRGRTASSGVRIDGDSGNAAAAASAAGISDDDSDSDDSDA, from the coding sequence ATGGCTGAACACAACGACCCACCCCAAGAACCCACATTGCCCTCCTCCAAGCGCAAGTCCGATCTCGACCTCCAAGACCTCCCTTCCAAAATCCCCAAGCTCGACCTCAAAGAAAACGACGACAAAGACCTCCAAAACGACCATGAAGGAGAGAACGACGAAAGGGAAGAGGACCGAAAGGGGAAGGGGATTATGCGTGACGACAAGGGCAAAGGGAAAATGAtactagaagaagaagaagacgacGACGACGATGACGATTCAGATGATGGTGGTGATAGTGATGACGACGGGAGCGATTTCTCCGACGACCCACTCATGGAGGTCGATTTGAATAACATTCTGCCGTCCAGGACTCGCGGCCGGACGGCGAGTTCCGGAGTTCGCATTGACGGTGACTCGGGGAATGCTGCCGCCGCCGCTTCCGCTGCGGGCATCAGCGATGACGATAGCGACAGTGACGACAGCGATGCTTGA